In Aurantimicrobium minutum, the following proteins share a genomic window:
- a CDS encoding 3-oxoacyl-ACP reductase, producing MSIEKIDLTQRLAGKVAVITGGASGIGFATAKRFAAEGATVVIGDMDPVSGEKAAAEVGGLFVLVNVTDEDQVNNLFDTAFKVYGSVDIAFNNAGISPPDDDSIETTELPAWNKVQDVNLKSVYLCSRAALRHMVKQQSGSIINTASFVAVMGSATSQISYTASKGGVLAMSRELGVQFARQGIRVNALCPGPVNTPLLQELFAKDPERAQRRLVHIPIGRFAKPEELAAAVAFLASDDSSFITGSTFLVDGGISSAYVTPLD from the coding sequence ATGAGTATCGAAAAAATTGACCTCACCCAGCGTCTCGCTGGCAAGGTTGCTGTCATTACCGGTGGTGCAAGTGGTATCGGTTTTGCCACCGCAAAGCGCTTTGCAGCTGAAGGCGCAACAGTTGTCATCGGCGACATGGATCCCGTATCTGGCGAGAAAGCGGCAGCTGAAGTTGGTGGCCTGTTTGTTCTCGTAAACGTTACAGACGAGGATCAGGTTAACAACCTCTTCGATACTGCATTCAAGGTTTATGGCTCGGTCGATATTGCCTTCAACAACGCAGGCATTTCTCCTCCCGACGATGACTCCATCGAAACAACCGAACTTCCTGCTTGGAACAAGGTTCAGGATGTCAACCTCAAGTCTGTGTACCTGTGTTCTCGTGCTGCACTGCGCCATATGGTCAAGCAGCAAAGCGGATCAATCATCAACACCGCATCCTTTGTTGCCGTGATGGGTTCTGCAACCTCTCAGATCTCCTACACCGCGTCCAAGGGTGGTGTCCTTGCAATGAGTCGTGAACTGGGTGTCCAGTTTGCTCGCCAGGGAATCCGCGTTAACGCACTGTGCCCTGGGCCGGTGAACACTCCCCTGCTTCAGGAACTCTTTGCTAAGGACCCCGAGCGGGCACAGCGTCGTCTGGTTCACATCCCTATCGGCCGCTTCGCCAAGCCGGAAGAACTGGCTGCAGCCGTCGCATTCTTGGCAAGTGATGACTCCTCCTTCATCACAGGATCAACATTCCTGGTTGATGGCGGAATTTCATCTGCTTACGTCACTCCTCTGGACTAA
- a CDS encoding FadR/GntR family transcriptional regulator: protein MSPELHSEQAVAANPLNGDLLLRPVRGGNTYEETVERLLQTIRLGLALPGAQFPPERELAAMLEVSRDTVRLAISALVDAGYLFVKRGRYGGTFVAENLPSQPLRMGRDGELTHNVEFTHDELEDALILREILECGAAEFAAVRSLTSVEREQLWAVLKETSLSTAENYRMLDSRLHLLIAELTGSPSLLSEVASSRMRINELLDGIPLLAPNISHSNEQHEAIVLAILTGDSEKARAAMADHVSGSAALLRGFLG from the coding sequence ATGTCTCCAGAGCTTCACTCCGAACAGGCCGTCGCAGCAAATCCTCTCAACGGGGATTTGTTACTACGGCCTGTTCGTGGTGGAAACACCTATGAAGAAACTGTGGAGCGACTTCTTCAAACTATTCGCTTAGGTCTTGCACTTCCCGGGGCACAGTTTCCTCCCGAGCGAGAACTTGCCGCGATGCTTGAGGTCAGCCGTGACACCGTTCGCTTAGCGATCTCTGCGCTGGTTGATGCTGGTTATCTTTTCGTCAAACGCGGTCGTTATGGCGGAACTTTCGTGGCGGAAAATCTGCCCAGCCAACCCCTTCGAATGGGTCGTGATGGTGAGCTCACCCATAATGTCGAGTTCACACACGATGAACTCGAGGATGCCCTCATCTTGCGTGAAATTTTGGAGTGTGGCGCCGCCGAGTTCGCTGCTGTTCGAAGCTTGACCTCGGTTGAAAGAGAACAGCTCTGGGCAGTGTTAAAGGAAACTTCTCTGTCTACGGCAGAGAACTACCGCATGCTCGATTCCAGACTGCATTTGCTCATTGCAGAGCTCACTGGCTCACCCTCGTTACTCTCCGAGGTTGCCTCCTCACGCATGCGGATCAACGAATTGCTCGATGGTATTCCTTTGCTGGCACCAAACATCTCCCACTCCAACGAACAGCACGAGGCAATCGTGTTGGCCATTTTGACGGGTGATTCGGAAAAGGCACGTGCTGCGATGGCTGATCACGTTTCAGGTTCCGCTGCGCTTCTTCGCGGCTTCCTCGGTTAG
- a CDS encoding APC family permease, producing the protein MSEHKGTLGIAQGTALYIASVLGTGILVLPGLAAQVAGPASILSVAIIFFLSIPLAGTFAALAARYPDSGGVASYVRKSMGNTWARVAGYLFYFGVAAGEPVVAVMGAEYVIAITGADRALLPLVAGVLFLVPFTLNLFGVKVAGWVQLGLSALLVVVVVGVIAYGAPAVQEESFTPFMPHGWIGVGVAISLFVWAFAGWEVGTHIAAEFKNPRRTIPIATAIALVIVGLAYLALQWVTIGVLGEDAGKGSVPLLTLVNETAPKAGSIIIASIAAIVSLGVLNAYLAAIGKLGASLGRDGDLPRYLAKGAEPDEIPRRSLMLSLFISIVFFGVLFAQDFQLLTLIPIHLSSMVAIYVLGMTAAVLIFPRWSWDWWVAIVALAMTIVLLILNGPNVLFTLGVVIVAVIVTVVKRSRSART; encoded by the coding sequence GTGAGCGAACACAAAGGCACCTTAGGTATTGCGCAAGGAACCGCTCTCTACATTGCCAGCGTTCTCGGCACCGGAATTTTGGTTTTGCCTGGTTTGGCCGCACAGGTTGCAGGACCCGCCTCAATTCTTTCGGTTGCCATCATCTTCTTTCTTTCCATCCCCCTGGCTGGAACCTTTGCCGCTTTAGCTGCTCGCTATCCAGACTCTGGTGGTGTTGCCAGTTATGTGCGCAAATCGATGGGTAACACCTGGGCACGCGTAGCTGGGTATCTTTTCTACTTCGGTGTTGCTGCTGGCGAGCCGGTGGTCGCGGTGATGGGTGCTGAATATGTCATTGCTATTACTGGCGCTGACCGTGCTCTACTGCCATTAGTTGCCGGGGTGTTGTTCTTAGTTCCTTTCACCCTCAACCTGTTCGGAGTGAAAGTTGCCGGCTGGGTTCAACTCGGTTTGAGTGCGCTCCTCGTTGTTGTCGTCGTTGGCGTGATTGCCTATGGTGCACCAGCGGTGCAGGAAGAAAGCTTCACTCCCTTCATGCCACACGGGTGGATTGGTGTGGGTGTGGCCATCAGCTTGTTCGTGTGGGCTTTTGCTGGTTGGGAAGTTGGCACCCACATCGCCGCCGAGTTTAAGAACCCTCGCCGCACAATCCCTATAGCAACAGCAATTGCACTCGTAATTGTCGGCCTGGCATATTTGGCACTGCAGTGGGTGACCATTGGTGTTCTGGGTGAAGACGCCGGTAAGGGCAGTGTTCCATTACTCACCTTGGTGAATGAAACAGCCCCCAAAGCAGGCTCCATCATTATTGCCAGCATTGCCGCCATCGTGTCTTTGGGGGTGCTCAATGCTTATCTGGCCGCCATTGGCAAGCTCGGTGCTTCACTAGGCCGAGACGGAGATCTTCCCCGCTATCTCGCCAAAGGCGCTGAACCAGATGAGATTCCTCGCCGAAGCTTGATGTTGTCACTGTTTATTTCGATTGTTTTCTTTGGCGTTCTTTTTGCCCAAGATTTCCAATTACTCACCCTCATCCCTATCCACTTGAGCTCCATGGTGGCTATCTATGTATTAGGTATGACTGCCGCGGTGTTGATCTTTCCCCGCTGGAGCTGGGATTGGTGGGTTGCCATCGTGGCTCTTGCGATGACCATTGTGTTGCTCATCTTGAACGGCCCCAACGTGTTATTTACCCTCGGGGTGGTTATCGTTGCCGTGATTGTGACAGTGGTTAAGCGTTCACGTTCTGCTCGAACGTAA
- a CDS encoding amidohydrolase: protein MSAHDSRFLFSGGTVYTLNPQQPVADALVVEGKSIVYVGDLSGAREFVTEDTREIDLAGGMLLPGFIDAHDHLIMGAATKVGVDLSGITGTAQVCAAITEWVDAAPEGTLLRGHGWMPASFEEGTPRRQWLDEITGDRPMALLSADAHDIWFNTAAMNVCGLTKDSPDPVPGAQYFVRDEDGWPTGHGVEGATCLLIGSRLGFFSPEGITEAMKLTVDPAPSWGITATYDAGILIGEKQDESEPIFQMLVERDKAGNLPIRIVGSVWTRNADDVPQHVTDTLVQWNKKYASEHVSVSVNKLWADGTMMSFGSLLLEPFCTGSHGRGTMSFTPEHIEAQIEATQRAGFDMHIHNDGDGSVRVILDAIERVQQRIGRGDSRHTVCHNTLVHPDDIPRFAELGVIANVTPMWGTNYNGVYIDVYEELLGPERVELESFPYGDLVRSGAVVTYGADIPGVLISEIAPLIQIEAAVTRQRPGFAHDRVFIERQRVNLEQALAAVTINAAYQIRMEDQIGSLEVGKRADLVVLGRNLFEIDPHEIHSTPILLTMMDGKITFEQNVNA from the coding sequence ATGTCTGCGCACGATTCTCGTTTTCTCTTCAGTGGCGGTACCGTCTACACCCTCAACCCTCAACAACCTGTTGCCGACGCCTTGGTGGTTGAGGGTAAGAGCATTGTTTATGTCGGGGATCTCTCAGGTGCACGTGAGTTTGTCACAGAAGACACGAGGGAGATAGATCTCGCCGGCGGCATGTTGCTCCCAGGGTTTATTGACGCACATGATCATCTGATTATGGGTGCTGCCACAAAAGTGGGAGTTGACCTCAGCGGGATAACCGGGACTGCGCAGGTGTGTGCTGCCATCACAGAGTGGGTCGATGCAGCACCTGAAGGAACACTTCTTCGAGGTCACGGGTGGATGCCAGCATCCTTCGAAGAGGGAACACCACGCAGGCAATGGCTCGATGAGATTACCGGTGACCGCCCGATGGCACTGCTGTCGGCCGATGCTCATGACATCTGGTTCAACACTGCTGCAATGAACGTGTGTGGACTGACCAAGGACAGCCCTGATCCGGTGCCTGGTGCACAGTATTTTGTCCGAGATGAGGACGGCTGGCCAACAGGCCATGGTGTTGAGGGTGCAACCTGTTTGCTAATCGGCTCACGCTTAGGTTTCTTTTCACCCGAGGGCATCACCGAAGCAATGAAGCTCACGGTTGATCCCGCCCCATCTTGGGGGATAACTGCGACCTATGACGCGGGAATTCTCATCGGAGAAAAGCAAGACGAGTCAGAACCGATCTTCCAGATGCTCGTCGAGCGAGACAAAGCTGGCAATCTGCCAATTCGAATTGTTGGTTCGGTGTGGACTAGGAACGCAGATGATGTGCCCCAGCACGTCACGGACACGTTGGTTCAGTGGAATAAGAAATACGCTTCAGAGCATGTCAGCGTCAGTGTCAACAAACTCTGGGCAGATGGAACCATGATGAGCTTTGGCTCCTTGCTTTTGGAGCCTTTCTGCACGGGAAGTCATGGCCGCGGCACCATGTCCTTCACACCGGAGCACATCGAGGCTCAAATTGAAGCGACTCAACGTGCTGGTTTTGATATGCACATCCACAACGACGGTGATGGCTCTGTTCGAGTAATCCTGGATGCCATAGAGCGAGTGCAACAACGTATTGGGCGTGGTGATTCACGTCACACCGTCTGTCACAACACGTTGGTTCACCCCGACGATATTCCACGCTTTGCCGAGCTGGGCGTTATTGCGAATGTGACACCGATGTGGGGAACGAACTACAACGGTGTCTACATCGATGTCTATGAAGAACTACTTGGGCCAGAGCGCGTCGAATTGGAATCTTTTCCATATGGCGATCTGGTCAGAAGCGGCGCTGTCGTCACCTATGGTGCCGATATTCCAGGGGTTCTCATCTCAGAAATCGCTCCCTTGATTCAGATAGAAGCAGCTGTAACAAGGCAGCGTCCGGGATTCGCCCACGATCGTGTCTTTATAGAGCGGCAGCGGGTGAATCTTGAGCAAGCTTTGGCTGCAGTCACCATCAATGCTGCGTATCAAATACGAATGGAAGACCAGATTGGTTCACTTGAGGTGGGCAAGCGGGCAGATCTTGTCGTTCTCGGACGAAACCTGTTTGAGATTGACCCTCACGAGATTCATTCAACGCCCATCCTGCTCACCATGATGGATGGAAAGATTACGTTCGAGCAGAACGTGAACGCTTAA
- a CDS encoding aldo/keto reductase, producing the protein MTIPTVTLNDGLVLPQIGLGTYKLTDDDGIASIVSAIHSGYRLIDTATRYNNEVEVGKAIAESGVPREEIIVTTKLPGAAHGFDETMASFELSRQALGMDYIDLFLIHWPNPSVNRYLDSWQAMIELKDDGLARSIGVCNFTEEFLTRIIDATGVVPSVNQIELHPYFPQAHMREVHAKLGIQTESWSPLGKTDELRQEKIIVDLAQARDVTPAQLILRWHTQQGLIPLPKSADPERQASNLYSFGFDLTDEEIGLISSLERGRLWGGDPNTHEEM; encoded by the coding sequence ATGACAATCCCTACCGTGACTCTTAATGATGGCCTCGTTCTTCCCCAGATTGGCTTGGGAACATACAAGCTCACCGACGATGACGGCATTGCCTCGATTGTGTCTGCCATTCACTCGGGATACCGCCTGATTGATACGGCAACGCGTTATAACAACGAGGTTGAAGTAGGCAAGGCAATCGCCGAATCGGGTGTTCCACGCGAAGAGATTATTGTTACCACCAAGCTTCCAGGTGCTGCACACGGTTTTGATGAAACCATGGCTTCATTTGAGCTCAGCCGTCAAGCGTTGGGCATGGACTACATTGACCTATTTCTTATTCACTGGCCTAATCCCAGCGTGAATCGCTATCTCGATTCTTGGCAGGCCATGATTGAGCTCAAAGATGACGGTCTTGCTAGAAGCATTGGGGTGTGTAACTTCACAGAGGAGTTCCTCACCCGCATTATCGATGCAACCGGTGTGGTGCCCTCGGTCAACCAAATTGAGTTACACCCCTACTTCCCTCAAGCCCACATGCGTGAAGTCCATGCCAAGCTGGGCATCCAGACGGAAAGTTGGAGTCCACTGGGTAAGACTGACGAACTGCGCCAGGAAAAGATCATTGTTGATCTTGCTCAGGCCCGTGACGTGACACCAGCTCAGCTGATACTTCGCTGGCACACCCAGCAAGGCTTGATTCCTCTTCCCAAATCTGCCGACCCTGAACGTCAGGCCTCGAACCTGTACAGCTTTGGTTTTGACCTTACTGATGAGGAGATTGGTCTCATCTCCAGCCTTGAACGTGGTCGCCTGTGGGGCGGAGACCCCAACACTCATGAAGAAATGTAA
- a CDS encoding adenine phosphoribosyltransferase — protein MQRMLTVPDFPSKGILFRDLTPVFAHGPSFRAVVDGLIEPFTGKFDAVAGLEARGFLLAAAAAIDGGVGVLPIRKGGKLPGDIIGETYDLEYGTATLEVNPISLPAGARVLVLDDVLATGGTINASVSLIERAGWTVAGIAVVLELEALEGRQRLAGREIHSLLTL, from the coding sequence ATGCAACGTATGCTGACGGTTCCGGATTTTCCTTCGAAAGGAATCTTGTTTCGGGATTTGACTCCGGTCTTTGCCCACGGCCCTTCATTCCGAGCTGTAGTAGATGGGCTCATCGAGCCTTTTACCGGCAAGTTTGATGCAGTTGCCGGTCTGGAAGCCCGCGGCTTCCTGCTTGCCGCTGCCGCAGCAATCGATGGGGGTGTGGGTGTTCTTCCTATCCGTAAGGGTGGCAAGCTCCCTGGCGACATCATTGGCGAAACCTATGACCTTGAATATGGAACCGCCACACTGGAGGTCAACCCAATTTCGCTTCCAGCAGGTGCTCGTGTTTTGGTGTTGGATGATGTGCTGGCAACCGGTGGAACCATCAACGCGTCGGTGTCGCTCATTGAGCGGGCAGGATGGACAGTGGCAGGAATTGCAGTGGTGTTGGAGTTGGAAGCCCTTGAGGGGCGCCAGCGATTAGCAGGCCGAGAGATTCATTCACTTCTTACTCTCTAA
- a CDS encoding DUF6328 family protein, with product MTNISRSNYDPEVEESEYDRLERRWTEQLSELRVTQAGTQIMMGFLLTLSFQPSFETISLFERNLYLSLVITATLATVLAIAPVSFHRILFGHPGAKARVVSITQVLLRLTLILVALVLSGTVALIFNMVLGTTAGIIGGICAVVTITTIWIALPITVLRKLR from the coding sequence ATGACGAACATTTCGCGCTCCAACTATGACCCTGAGGTCGAAGAAAGCGAATACGACCGCTTGGAGCGCAGGTGGACAGAACAGCTCAGCGAACTGCGTGTGACCCAAGCCGGAACACAAATCATGATGGGATTCTTGCTCACGCTCAGCTTTCAACCCTCATTTGAGACGATCAGCTTATTTGAACGCAATCTCTACCTGTCTCTGGTCATCACGGCAACATTGGCTACCGTGCTCGCGATTGCACCTGTGAGTTTTCACCGCATACTCTTTGGCCACCCTGGAGCAAAAGCCCGGGTGGTGTCGATAACTCAAGTACTGCTCCGTCTGACCCTGATTTTGGTCGCGCTTGTGCTCTCCGGCACGGTAGCCCTCATTTTCAACATGGTTTTAGGCACCACGGCAGGAATCATCGGCGGAATCTGTGCAGTGGTGACTATCACCACGATTTGGATCGCACTGCCGATTACAGTGCTGCGTAAACTGCGCTGA